The following coding sequences lie in one Marinobacter sp. ANT_B65 genomic window:
- a CDS encoding radical SAM protein translates to MPLTKTRPARKLIPAVEVLESRAFDSWTHTRNGTPRGYIDAVKLKELWIHTGTACNLACPFCLEGSHPGDGRIPGMKLSDVKPFIHEALDMGVEQFSFTGGEPFVIRDFVNILDYASQHRPCFVLTNATEPLLKRRHQVLPLLDNPYPIHFRVSLDFPDRARHDKDRGAGSFDQALEGIHWLVDQGFKVSIARQTDQGEVPAEVEAAFREIFREWQIPESLAFTAFPDLGTPGSEDGSPEITESCMDKYPTVQSRSHFMCTYTRMLVKKGDSVRVYACTLVDDDPQYDLGGSLAESMDERIMLRHHRCFSCYRYGASCSAPG, encoded by the coding sequence ATGCCCCTGACAAAAACCCGACCTGCCAGAAAGCTTATTCCGGCGGTAGAAGTACTGGAGTCCAGAGCTTTTGATAGCTGGACTCACACTCGTAATGGCACCCCCAGGGGTTACATCGATGCCGTCAAACTGAAAGAGCTGTGGATTCACACCGGCACGGCCTGCAACCTGGCTTGTCCTTTCTGTCTGGAGGGAAGCCATCCGGGTGATGGCCGCATTCCCGGTATGAAGCTGAGCGATGTAAAGCCGTTTATTCACGAAGCCCTGGATATGGGGGTGGAGCAGTTTTCGTTCACTGGTGGCGAACCTTTCGTGATCCGTGATTTTGTGAACATTCTGGATTATGCCAGCCAGCACAGGCCTTGTTTTGTGCTGACCAATGCCACTGAGCCGCTGCTGAAACGCAGGCATCAGGTGTTGCCGTTACTGGATAACCCCTATCCGATTCATTTCCGGGTGAGTCTGGATTTTCCTGACCGCGCCCGGCATGACAAGGATCGCGGTGCCGGGAGCTTTGATCAGGCGCTGGAGGGTATTCACTGGCTGGTTGATCAGGGGTTCAAGGTTTCCATTGCCCGTCAGACTGATCAGGGTGAGGTTCCGGCTGAGGTGGAAGCTGCGTTCCGGGAAATATTCCGCGAGTGGCAGATTCCGGAGAGTCTGGCGTTTACGGCGTTTCCTGATTTGGGTACGCCGGGCTCGGAAGACGGCAGCCCTGAGATTACCGAGAGTTGTATGGATAAGTATCCAACGGTTCAGAGCCGGTCACACTTTATGTGTACCTATACCCGGATGCTTGTGAAGAAGGGTGATTCGGTGCGGGTTTATGCGTGCACGCTGGTAGACGATGATCCGCAATATGATCTGGGTGGGTCGCTGGCGGAGAGCATGGATGAGCGCATTATGTTGCGGCACCACCGGTGTTTTTCCTGTTATCGCTATGGGGCTAGTTGTTCGGCGCCTGGTTGA
- the nrtS gene encoding nitrate/nitrite transporter NrtS, whose product MSFLKTLRRPFQHCREAYELAVGYGTPRRAAKLAAIVGTLLVLINQWEAIAGAGSVDWVKVVLTYCVPYMVSTYTSVSKDLHLRRDAEVAEQRVHEEAQQIQSREGVL is encoded by the coding sequence ATGTCCTTTCTGAAAACTCTGCGTCGCCCGTTCCAACATTGCCGTGAGGCTTATGAGCTGGCGGTAGGCTATGGTACGCCTCGCCGTGCTGCGAAGCTGGCTGCAATCGTTGGCACGCTTCTGGTTCTGATCAATCAGTGGGAGGCGATTGCTGGTGCGGGTTCGGTGGACTGGGTAAAGGTGGTGCTGACTTATTGCGTTCCATATATGGTGTCAACGTATACCAGCGTCAGCAAGGACCTTCACCTTCGCCGGGACGCCGAGGTCGCGGAACAGAGGGTGCATGAGGAAGCACAACAGATTCAGTCCCGGGAAGGTGTTTTGTAG
- a CDS encoding sodium:solute symporter family transporter, giving the protein MNITEASLFWGFLLVYGVVMYVLSPKSRNPESFYKGADDQGNPVSQWSLTASIFISWIFAKSVTNAANLGATYGVTGGLAYASYWLSIPVAGYIIYLIRTQTGARSLQDFLTSRFGRFAGLAFAAAILIRLYNEVWSNTAVVGGYFGLPGEWEYYVAAMVFTGFTLAYSLKGGLRSSIFTDVIQTFVFVFFLGAVLFMIIPANDTSALLNEGEFRLNAGFDLLLVALLQMFSYPFHDPVLTDRGFVNKEKTMLKSFVVAGLLGFVAVFLFSLVGVHARLNGIETMGNAPAAVGQSLGLAALFFMSVVMMTSAGSTLDSTFTSLAKSLAVDLPRLAKRAAERLPSMRVGAVVMTVFALIGNLPMFAGTDILKATTISGTMVMGLAPVFLFYGFTRWSPWSFHLSFWTGLGLGLMLAIGLIPASWAIGDGNYAMLLGVNAYGFLICSAGFFLPLALRLLAGKSLTAGEVR; this is encoded by the coding sequence GTGAACATCACAGAAGCTTCCCTGTTCTGGGGGTTCTTGCTGGTTTATGGCGTGGTTATGTATGTGCTGTCGCCAAAAAGCAGGAATCCGGAGTCTTTTTATAAAGGCGCGGATGATCAGGGTAATCCGGTTAGTCAGTGGTCACTGACGGCCAGCATTTTTATCAGCTGGATTTTTGCCAAGTCGGTAACCAATGCGGCAAATCTTGGGGCAACCTATGGGGTGACCGGGGGGCTGGCCTATGCCAGTTACTGGCTGTCGATTCCGGTGGCCGGCTATATCATTTATCTGATTCGTACCCAGACTGGTGCCCGGAGTCTGCAGGATTTTCTTACTTCGCGTTTTGGGCGTTTTGCAGGGCTGGCGTTTGCGGCGGCTATTCTGATCCGGCTGTATAACGAGGTCTGGAGTAATACTGCGGTTGTGGGTGGTTATTTCGGGCTGCCTGGTGAATGGGAGTATTACGTTGCAGCTATGGTGTTCACTGGGTTTACGCTTGCGTACAGCCTTAAGGGCGGGCTGCGTTCTTCCATTTTTACAGACGTTATTCAGACGTTTGTGTTTGTGTTTTTCCTGGGCGCGGTGTTGTTCATGATTATCCCGGCGAACGATACCTCGGCGTTGCTGAACGAAGGTGAGTTCCGGTTGAATGCTGGCTTTGACCTGCTGCTGGTGGCGCTGTTGCAGATGTTCAGTTATCCGTTTCACGACCCCGTGCTTACAGACAGAGGGTTTGTGAACAAGGAAAAAACCATGCTCAAGAGCTTTGTGGTTGCCGGCTTGCTTGGTTTTGTTGCGGTATTTCTGTTCAGCCTTGTAGGGGTTCATGCCCGCCTGAATGGTATTGAAACCATGGGCAATGCGCCGGCCGCTGTCGGGCAGTCGCTGGGGCTGGCTGCGCTGTTTTTCATGAGTGTGGTGATGATGACCTCCGCAGGTTCTACTCTGGATTCCACCTTTACCTCGCTGGCCAAATCCCTGGCGGTTGATCTTCCGCGGCTGGCAAAGCGTGCAGCGGAACGGTTACCCAGTATGCGGGTGGGCGCGGTGGTGATGACGGTGTTCGCGCTGATTGGCAACCTGCCCATGTTTGCCGGTACAGACATTCTCAAGGCTACTACCATTTCCGGCACCATGGTGATGGGGCTGGCGCCGGTATTTTTGTTTTACGGGTTCACCCGCTGGTCGCCGTGGAGTTTTCACCTGAGCTTCTGGACCGGTCTCGGGTTGGGACTGATGCTGGCAATCGGTCTTATCCCGGCAAGTTGGGCTATTGGTGATGGTAATTACGCCATGTTGCTCGGCGTTAATGCCTATGGATTCCTCATATGCAGTGCGGGATTTTTCCTGCCGCTGGCCTTGCGCTTGCTGGCTGGTAAATCTCTGACTGCGGGAGAAGTACGATGA
- a CDS encoding TVP38/TMEM64 family protein has product MNRSQWAFRFTFLIIIAFVMGGIWLLLRQLGMPVSLAPEALSEWFNGQGVFGPLLLMLLMVLAVVVGPIPTLPISAASGLAYGMFTGTAVAVSGALAGSIIAFYLARILGREAVRRKLGNNPVFSASGSQRFLFIAVALTRLIPLFSFALISYAAGVTAISFWRYAIATTLGMLPMTFVFAGLGHSFELSPALTVVAAVAILLIMSILPLYLSRNPGSRLSRFLQLDRA; this is encoded by the coding sequence ATGAACCGTTCACAATGGGCTTTCCGTTTTACTTTTCTGATCATTATCGCATTCGTGATGGGGGGCATCTGGCTGCTTCTTCGTCAGTTGGGTATGCCGGTAAGTCTGGCGCCGGAAGCTTTGTCTGAGTGGTTTAACGGTCAGGGGGTGTTTGGGCCATTGTTGCTGATGCTGCTGATGGTCCTCGCAGTGGTTGTCGGGCCGATTCCTACATTGCCCATTAGCGCAGCCTCAGGGCTTGCATACGGCATGTTCACGGGAACTGCGGTTGCGGTGTCGGGCGCCCTTGCCGGATCCATTATTGCTTTTTATCTGGCCCGGATTCTGGGGCGTGAGGCGGTCCGGCGCAAACTGGGGAACAACCCGGTTTTCTCTGCCTCCGGATCCCAGCGCTTTCTGTTCATCGCGGTGGCGCTGACGCGCCTGATTCCGCTGTTTTCCTTTGCTCTGATCAGCTATGCAGCCGGCGTCACTGCAATATCCTTCTGGCGTTATGCGATCGCGACAACTCTGGGGATGCTCCCCATGACGTTTGTGTTTGCCGGGCTGGGCCACAGTTTTGAACTCAGCCCCGCGCTGACGGTGGTTGCCGCGGTTGCCATCCTTCTGATCATGAGCATACTCCCGCTGTATCTCAGCAGGAATCCTGGTTCCCGCCTGTCTCGTTTTCTGCAGCTGGACAGAGCCTGA
- a CDS encoding RNA polymerase sigma factor: MATTAHPDPQSSLIDDLKRGNSSAYKEAVREYSPGMLAVARFYLDHSSAEEIVQDCWVTVIDAIQKFEGRSGLKTWLHRIVANRCKNKLRTSNREVATDFSESLDPELADRFNAQGRWDLPPKLKFHESADTLMENDALSGCLDKHLSALPETQRSALMLYEAHQHKSEDVCNILDVSASNLRVLLHRARQKIFLMVETFQETGEC, from the coding sequence ATGGCCACTACAGCGCATCCGGACCCGCAAAGTTCACTGATCGACGACCTGAAACGAGGCAATTCATCCGCCTACAAAGAGGCAGTTCGGGAATACTCTCCGGGAATGTTAGCTGTAGCCCGGTTCTATCTGGACCACTCCAGTGCTGAGGAAATAGTCCAGGACTGCTGGGTTACGGTGATTGATGCCATTCAGAAGTTTGAAGGCCGTTCCGGCCTGAAAACCTGGCTGCACCGAATCGTCGCTAACCGCTGCAAGAACAAGCTCCGGACCAGCAACAGGGAGGTAGCCACTGACTTTTCAGAAAGCCTCGACCCGGAACTTGCCGACCGTTTCAATGCACAAGGCCGCTGGGACCTGCCACCCAAGCTCAAGTTCCATGAATCCGCAGATACATTAATGGAAAATGATGCGCTCAGTGGTTGCCTGGACAAACACCTGTCGGCACTGCCTGAAACCCAGCGCTCAGCTCTGATGCTTTATGAGGCCCACCAGCACAAATCTGAAGATGTCTGTAACATTCTGGATGTCAGTGCATCTAACCTTCGTGTACTTTTACACCGCGCAAGGCAGAAGATCTTTCTGATGGTAGAAACGTTTCAGGAGACAGGCGAATGTTAA
- a CDS encoding zf-HC2 domain-containing protein, producing the protein MLMCRDLAGIASDYIDGELTSRQNLSVKMHLMMCKDCRTFIGNLRASTDLMRAHSSGRPDEEFMRRIDERVAEALKTWKPGDGEKE; encoded by the coding sequence ATGTTAATGTGCAGGGATCTGGCAGGCATAGCCAGTGACTACATAGATGGTGAACTCACGAGCCGGCAGAACCTGTCCGTGAAAATGCACCTGATGATGTGCAAGGACTGCCGCACATTCATCGGCAACCTCCGCGCCAGCACAGACCTGATGAGGGCTCACTCATCAGGCAGGCCGGACGAGGAATTCATGCGCCGGATTGACGAGCGGGTAGCGGAAGCACTCAAAACATGGAAACCCGGGGACGGGGAGAAAGAGTGA
- a CDS encoding FAD-dependent oxidoreductase — protein sequence MTRSKLLLLLVIAVIVAVFLGFDGHKLLTLENLQANQSALAQWIDQNLLVAVVGYAAIYVVVTALSLPGATIMTLAGGAFLGNFYGLVAVSIASTLGASLAFLVARFLMRDTLRKRYAETVAKMDRGISKDGAFYLATLRLVPVFPFFLINLAMGLTSMKLRTYALVSWIAMLPGTFVFVNAGTQLGQIQSTSDIVSADLLLSFALLGIFPLIAKFVVGFIRRRKVYAGWQKPESFDYNLLVIGGGSAGLVSAYIASAVKAKVALIEKHKMGGDCLNTGCVPSKALIRSAKAADTMRNANRYGLESVPVKGSFKNIMNRVQEVIAKVEPHDSPERYSKLGVDCISGEASFVSPWELEVRHNDGRTERLTARSIIVATGGKPAMPPIPGLAEMEPLNSDNLWNLQEQPERLLVLGGGPIGSELAHAFARLGSQVIQVERGDRLLAKEDSDVSELVKLQFEKDGIDLRLEHSAKEFAIEDGEKVVYCEHKGERVRIAFDQVLVAVGRAPNTKGLGLDKIGIETLPNGTVPVEDDMSLRYPNVFACGDVAGPYQFTHAAAHQAWYAAVNGLFGQFKRFRVDYRVMPWVTFTSPEVARVGLSEAEAREQGVAYEITRYGLDDLDRAITEGEDYGFIKILTQPGKDKILGVVVAGSHAGEILAEFTLAMKHGLGLNKILGTVHPYPTWNESAKYAAGEWKRAHAPEGILKLLEKLHSWRRGKGQTNSAQRNV from the coding sequence ATGACTCGTAGCAAGCTTTTACTTCTTTTGGTCATTGCTGTGATCGTTGCCGTTTTTCTCGGCTTCGACGGGCACAAGCTGCTGACCCTCGAGAACCTGCAGGCAAACCAGAGTGCCCTTGCACAATGGATTGACCAGAACCTTCTGGTGGCGGTTGTCGGCTATGCTGCCATTTATGTGGTAGTAACTGCTCTGTCGTTACCTGGGGCCACCATAATGACTTTGGCAGGCGGTGCCTTTTTAGGCAACTTTTATGGCCTGGTGGCGGTTTCGATTGCGTCAACCCTGGGTGCATCTCTGGCGTTTCTGGTGGCCAGATTCCTCATGCGGGACACATTGCGCAAGCGCTATGCGGAAACCGTTGCGAAGATGGATCGGGGAATTTCAAAAGACGGTGCGTTTTATCTGGCTACTCTGCGGCTGGTACCGGTATTCCCCTTTTTCCTGATTAACCTCGCCATGGGCCTGACGTCTATGAAGCTGCGGACCTACGCTCTGGTAAGCTGGATTGCCATGCTTCCCGGGACTTTTGTCTTCGTCAATGCCGGTACCCAGCTGGGTCAGATCCAGTCTACGAGTGATATCGTTTCCGCTGACCTGCTGCTTTCCTTTGCCCTGCTCGGAATTTTCCCTCTGATTGCCAAGTTCGTGGTGGGCTTTATCCGCCGCCGCAAGGTATATGCCGGCTGGCAGAAGCCTGAGAGTTTTGATTACAACCTGTTGGTGATTGGCGGTGGCTCGGCAGGTCTGGTCTCGGCTTACATTGCCAGCGCTGTTAAGGCCAAAGTAGCTCTGATTGAAAAGCACAAGATGGGTGGTGACTGCCTGAACACAGGTTGTGTGCCGTCCAAGGCACTGATCCGCAGCGCCAAGGCTGCCGATACCATGCGTAATGCCAACCGCTACGGCCTGGAGTCAGTGCCGGTTAAAGGTTCCTTCAAGAACATCATGAACCGTGTTCAAGAGGTGATTGCGAAGGTAGAGCCCCATGACTCCCCTGAGCGGTACAGCAAACTGGGCGTGGATTGCATCTCGGGAGAGGCAAGCTTTGTATCGCCCTGGGAACTGGAGGTCAGGCACAACGACGGTCGCACTGAGCGGTTGACTGCTCGCAGCATTATCGTTGCCACTGGGGGAAAACCGGCCATGCCGCCGATTCCAGGGCTTGCAGAAATGGAACCTCTGAACTCCGACAACCTGTGGAATTTGCAGGAGCAGCCGGAGCGGTTGCTGGTGCTGGGCGGCGGTCCGATCGGTTCCGAGCTGGCCCATGCTTTTGCCCGCCTGGGTAGTCAGGTGATTCAGGTAGAAAGGGGTGACCGGTTGCTGGCGAAAGAAGACAGTGATGTATCAGAACTGGTGAAACTCCAGTTTGAAAAAGATGGTATCGATCTTCGCCTGGAACATTCGGCAAAGGAATTCGCCATCGAAGATGGAGAAAAAGTAGTCTACTGCGAGCATAAGGGCGAACGGGTTCGTATTGCTTTTGATCAGGTGCTGGTCGCAGTGGGCCGGGCCCCGAACACCAAAGGCCTGGGGCTCGACAAGATTGGTATCGAAACCCTGCCCAATGGAACTGTGCCCGTTGAAGACGATATGAGCCTTCGTTACCCCAACGTGTTCGCCTGTGGTGATGTGGCTGGCCCGTATCAGTTTACTCATGCGGCTGCTCACCAGGCCTGGTATGCGGCGGTAAACGGCTTGTTTGGCCAGTTCAAGCGTTTCCGGGTGGATTATCGGGTAATGCCCTGGGTGACATTTACGTCGCCAGAGGTGGCTCGGGTTGGGCTCAGTGAAGCTGAGGCCAGAGAACAGGGTGTTGCATACGAAATCACCCGATACGGTCTTGATGATCTGGATCGTGCAATTACCGAGGGTGAAGACTACGGTTTTATAAAGATCCTGACGCAGCCCGGCAAGGACAAGATCCTTGGTGTGGTGGTGGCCGGCTCCCATGCGGGCGAGATTCTCGCGGAATTCACTCTGGCAATGAAGCATGGGCTGGGTCTGAACAAGATTCTGGGGACGGTTCACCCCTACCCGACATGGAATGAGTCGGCCAAATACGCGGCTGGAGAGTGGAAGCGTGCCCATGCCCCTGAAGGTATTCTGAAGCTGCTGGAGAAACTGCACAGCTGGCGTCGGGGCAAAGGCCAGACCAATTCAGCCCAGCGAAACGTATAG
- a CDS encoding EthD family reductase — protein MIKVSVLYPRTADSTFDIAYYRDTHMALVREKLGDACKGTAIESGLAGGAPGEPPVYIAMGHLFFDSVSDFEAAFGPHANEILRDIPNFTNVQPAVQISEIID, from the coding sequence ATGATAAAAGTCAGCGTACTCTACCCCAGGACTGCAGATAGCACTTTCGACATAGCCTATTACCGTGACACTCATATGGCACTGGTTCGTGAAAAACTCGGAGACGCCTGCAAGGGAACGGCTATCGAATCAGGACTGGCAGGAGGTGCACCGGGAGAACCACCCGTCTACATAGCCATGGGACATTTGTTTTTTGACTCTGTAAGTGACTTCGAGGCAGCGTTCGGACCCCACGCCAACGAGATTCTGAGGGATATCCCGAATTTCACGAACGTACAACCTGCCGTTCAGATCAGCGAAATCATTGATTAA
- a CDS encoding DUF547 domain-containing protein, with product MSRYRLVTGFFAWVLLPGLVWADVNEELYQPYQRLLSGYLIEQALPGDGLVSAFDYSSALADTDLVQLLEQQRNALAEFDVGTLEARGESVAFWINAYNFFMLEQILTERPGGELVTSVWDYGGRVNPFVDSVFDRENFVIGGERFSLSQIEKGVLLGEGYQTRGWKDARVHFAVNCASVGCPPLRDQVYTATNLEDLLQENTRRAFNTQHHLKVSGNTLYGTELFKWYKQDFVEAEGSVRAFIRRWASDTVAEQVAGTNELDYIDYDWSLNLPANMGIAGSK from the coding sequence ATGAGTAGATATCGGCTAGTGACAGGTTTTTTTGCATGGGTCCTTCTGCCGGGCCTGGTTTGGGCAGATGTTAATGAGGAGCTATACCAGCCATACCAGCGCCTGCTTTCGGGTTATCTCATCGAACAGGCATTGCCCGGTGACGGATTGGTTTCTGCTTTTGATTACTCCTCTGCCTTGGCGGATACAGATCTGGTGCAGTTGCTGGAACAGCAACGCAATGCTCTGGCGGAATTTGATGTCGGGACCCTGGAAGCCCGGGGAGAGTCGGTAGCCTTCTGGATTAATGCCTACAATTTTTTCATGCTTGAACAGATTCTTACGGAGCGGCCGGGTGGTGAACTTGTCACATCCGTCTGGGATTACGGTGGCCGGGTCAATCCGTTTGTTGACAGTGTTTTTGATCGGGAAAACTTCGTGATTGGTGGGGAGCGATTCAGCCTGAGCCAGATCGAAAAAGGCGTATTGCTGGGTGAGGGCTATCAAACCAGGGGTTGGAAGGATGCCCGGGTTCACTTCGCCGTAAACTGCGCATCAGTGGGTTGCCCGCCGTTACGTGATCAGGTCTACACGGCCACCAACCTTGAGGATCTGTTGCAGGAGAACACTCGCCGGGCGTTCAATACCCAGCACCATCTTAAGGTGTCAGGCAACACTTTGTATGGCACAGAGCTGTTCAAGTGGTACAAGCAGGACTTTGTTGAGGCTGAGGGCTCGGTGAGGGCCTTTATCCGGCGTTGGGCCAGCGACACTGTTGCAGAGCAGGTGGCGGGGACGAATGAGCTGGATTACATCGATTATGACTGGTCTCTTAATCTGCCTGCGAATATGGGAATAGCGGGTTCCAAATGA